In Schistocerca nitens isolate TAMUIC-IGC-003100 chromosome 10, iqSchNite1.1, whole genome shotgun sequence, a single window of DNA contains:
- the LOC126210473 gene encoding dynein light chain Tctex-type 1 — translation MTMDDAAEEFVVDEVSAIIKEAIEVSIGGNSYQHSKVNQWTTAVVESCLNGLVKLHKPYKYIVTCTIMQKTGAGLHTASSCYWDNASDGSCTVRWENKSMYCITSVFGLAA, via the exons ATGACTATGGATGACGCAGCAGAAGAG ttcGTCGTTGATGAAGTCAGTGCAATTATTAAGGAGGCTATAGAAGTTTCTATAGGTGGAAATTCGTATCAGCACAGCAAAGTTAACCAGTGGACAACAGCAGTGGTGGAAAGTTGTTTAAATGGATTAGTAAAATTGCACAAGCCGTATAAGTATATTG TTACATGCACGATTATGCAGAAGACAGGAGCGGGTCTCCACACAGCAAGTTCCTGTTACTGGGACAATGCCTCGGACGGGAGCTGTACAGTCCGTTGGGAAAATAAGTCTATGTACTGCATCACGTCAGTGTTCGGTCTTGCAgcataa